The DNA sequence GGGGGCGGATCTGACGGGCGCCTTCTTCCTCACCCAGCTCCAGGTGAACGCGGCCAAGGGCGACGCGCGGACCCGGCTGCCCGAGGGGCTGGACCGGCCGGCGCACTGGGAGCGGTAGCGCGCCACCGAGGCTCCGGACGGCGCACACGGGCGGCAACGCGCCACCCCCGCCGCCCGGGCGCCGGTCGCGTCCGTGCCGAGGCGCGCGGAGGGGAGCCCTCCGCGGGTGTTCGCCCGTCTTTCACCCCGGTGCTCCCCGATTGCCGGGGATTGTGGCGACCCGTCGGGGGCACGGGGTACCTCGGCGGCCCGGAACGCGGGGTTCAGCCCGTGCCCGACGGCCGCCCGGCCGTCACACCGCACCGGGCCGCCGCCACCCCGTCGGTACGAACCTCGGAGCGCTCGTGAACGCTCGCTGCACTTACGGTGTCGCCCCGGGGGCGTTGCCGCTCCTCGGCCACGCCCTGCCCCTCCTCCGCGACCCCCTCGCCTTCCTCAGCGCGCTGCCCGGCCGCGGCGACCTGGTCCAGGTCCGGCTCGGTCCCGTCCGGGCGGTGGTGGTCTGCGATCCCGAACTGACCCGCCGGGTCCTGCGGGACGACCGGACCTTCGACAAGGGCGGCCCCCTCTACGAACGGATCCGGGAGGTGACCGGGAACGGACTGGCGAGCTGCCCCCACCGCGACCACCGCGAGCAGCGGCGGCTGCTGCAGCCGGCGTTCCACTCCGCCCGGATGCCCGCGTACGCCGAGGTGATGGCCCGTCAGGTACGGGTGACGACCGGGACGTGGCGGGACGGCGGGACGGTCGACGCCGCCGACGAGATGCTCGCGCTCAGCGCGCGGATCACCGTCGCGGCGATGTTCGGCGCGGAGGCGGACGACGCGCGGCTCGCGCCGCTCCTGGACGACTTCACCACCGTCGTGGCGGGCATCCCGCGGCGCGCCCTCGTGCCACCGGCGGCCGACCGGCTGCCGACGCCCGGCAACCGCCGCTACGACCGGGCGCGTTCGCGGCTCCGCGGGGCGATCGGCCGGCTCATCGCCGGCCGCCATGACGACGCCGCCGGCACGGGCCACGGCGACCTGCTCTCCCTGCTGCTGGCCGCCGGGCGGGACGGGCCGGACGGCCGGGCGCTGTCCGACGCCGGGATCGCCGACCAGCTCGTCACCTTCTTCGCCGCCGGCACGGAGACCAGCGGCAGTGCCCTGGCCTGGGCCCTGCATCTGCTGGGCGGCCACCCCGAGGTGGCCCGCCGGCTGCGCGCCGAGGTGGACGCGGTGCTCGGCGCCGCTCCCGTCGCGACCCTCGCCCACCTGCCGGACCTGCGGCTCACCTCGGCGGTGGTCAACGAGGCGCTGCGGCTGTACCCGCCCGCCTGGCTGCTCACGCGTACCACCACCAGCGACACCCGCCTCGGCGGGCACACCCTCCCCGCCGGGACGGCCGTGGTCTACAGCGCCTACCTTCTGCACCGGCGGCCGGACCTGTTCCCCGACCCCGAGCGCTTCGATCCGGACCGCTGGCTGGCCGCGCCGGGCGCCCCCGTGCCGCCGCGCACGGCGTTCCTGCCGTTCGGCAGCGGACCCCGCAAGTGCATCGGCGACGTCTTCGCCCTCACCGAGGCCGCGCTGGCGCTGGCGACCGTCGTCGCCGACTGGGACCTGCGCCCGGCGGGCAGCCGCCGGGTCCGCCCGGCGCCCCGCCTCGTCCTGAGCCCGCACCGGCTGCCGATGACCACGGCGGCGCGGGTCCGGGGCGGCTGAGCGGAGGCCGTGGAAGGCCGCGGAACACGGGCACACGCCCCGGCGTACGCGGCAGGGCGGATCCCGGCGGCCGCCCCTGCCGCGGACGCCGGGGTCCGTCGTGTCAGGCGGCGGGGGCGATGTGCAGGAAGCCGCCCACGCACATCCGCTTCACCAGCCGGATCTGCGCGGGGGTGAGGCGTCCGGCGATCTCGCCGTACTTCACCGGGCCGGCGCTCAGCAGCTCCCACAGCTCGTCGACGCCGTCCCGGCGGACGTCCGCGTCGATGGACGGGCCGTGCGGGTCCTCGGTGGAGTGGATCCGTTTGCAGGGGACGGTGTCGCGCAGCGGCGCCGGTACGGCGGTGGGGTGGGTCAGGGGGTTCTTCCAGTACTCCGCCATGCCGGCCAGGACGGCGGGCGGGAGCTGGACGTTGGCGGGCGGGTTGGTGGCCTTGAAGCCCGGCACCAGCATGGTGACGCCGTCGCGGACGGCGGTGGTGGGGGCCAGGGTGAGGACGGCGTCGGGGGTGAGGCCGGCCGGTTCGGCGAGGGCGGTGGCGGACAGGTAGGGGCCCGCCGCGTCCAGGTCCTCGACCCGGCGGCTGTTGTGCGTCATGACGTCGAGCAGGGCGGGCTGGAACGCCGTGTTGAGCAGGGCGTCGAAGGTCTGCTCGCGGATGCCGAGGTCGGCGCCGGTGCCGCGGGTGTTCCAGTAGACGCTGTCCGGGTTGTTCTTGGCGATGGCGTGGTACCACTGGTCGATCATCAGGGCGAAGGTCTCGGCGGTGCCGTGCCACTTGTCGTTGTAGTCCCGCCAGAGCTGCCGCCGGTCGGCCTCCTCCAGGCTGCCGTCGGTGGTCTTCAGCAGCAGCAGCGCGGCGGCCTGGGCCTGGGTGAGGGCGACCGCGACGCCGGAGGAGAAGAGGGGGTCGACGAAGAAGGCCGCGTCGCCGACGAGCAGGTGCCGCTCGTCGTAGTCGCCGAACTCCTCGGCGACGCGCGAGTAGTTGGTGGCGGTGATCATGTGGTCCGCGACCGGCACCACGTCGGTGACCAGGTCCCTGAGGTACGGGACCTCGCGCACGGCGGCGAGGAACGTCGCCTGGTCGGTGTAGTCGCGACCCGGCTCCTTGAGGACGGCCGGGTTGGTGACGATGCCGACGGAGTGGGTGAGGACGCGCCGGCCGTCGATGATCTTCGGCACGGGGATGTACCAGCACCACCCGTCCCGGAAGGCGAAACAGCCGATGGGCGAGAAGTTGTCCGAGGTGAAGACGTTCCAGTCGGCGGGCAGGTTCTGAGTGTGCTTGCCGCCGGTGAAGTGCTGCCAGATGGCGATGTTCTTGAAGTTCGAGAGCCAGCCGCGCTTGTTGCGGGCGGCGGAGACGCTGCTCTGGCGTCCCGAGGCGTCGACGAAGTACCCGGCGCGGACCGACGTCCCGTCGGCGAGTCGCACCACCCCGCCGTTCGCGTCGGGTTCGTAGGCGGTGACGGCGGTGCCCTGGAAGACCTCGACGCCTACGTCGGCGGCGTGGTCCAGCAGGATGTGGTCGAACTCGGCCCGGTTGACGTGCATCGTCCAGCGCAGCACGCCGTCCTGCTCGAACAGGGCCCGGTCGAAGAGGGCGACGCTCGGCCGGTCCGGGTCCCAGGCGTAGACGCCGCCGTACTTCTTCACCCAGCACGGGCTGGCGAGGACCTTGGCGAGGGCGCCGCTCTCCTGGAGCGCGGGGACCACGGGGTGGGCGAACGACTCGCCGATGTGCTCGCGGGGGAACACTTCCTTGTCGAAGATGGCCGTCCGCAGGTCGCTGCGCTGGGCGAGCAGGGCACCGAGGGTGGAGCCGGCCGGCCCGCCACCCATGATCACGACGTCGTAGTACTCCCGCACGGTGCTGACCTTTCGTTCGCTGAACAGGTGGGTTCGTTCGCTGAACAGGTGGGTGCCGAGTGTTCGAGGGACCGGAGGGTGGAGGAGGGCGGCTCGGGGGCCCCGCACGGGCCGTCCGCCCGGTGGCCGCGCGGCGGGGCGCACGCCGGGCCGGGGCCATGAGGCCGCCGATCGCCGAACGGGCCGCGCACCGCCCCGTCGTTCCGCGCCTGGCTCGGGATCGACGCCCTGACGGTACGCGGCGCCGGCGGTGCCGTCCATGCGTGTGCGGGACCCTGAACGGGCGGCCACCAGTGGAGGGTTGGGGTCCGCGGGCGACGACGGGCGCCGGCCGCCGGAGCGGCGGGACGCCGTGCGGGTCCGGTGGGGTGCTTCCGCTTCCGGCCCACGGCGCGCCGCGAGCGTACCTTCGTCCCCGCGCGTTCACCGGCGGAAAACCGCGGCAGGAGACCGGATCCCCTTATACCGGTTCCTCTTCCAAGTCGACTGTTACGTAAGGAAGTTCGATCTTCCGCACGGTGTCCGGTTATACCCTCCGTTAACCTCTTGCCTGGATCGGAAGCGCATGGTTAGCGTAAAGGCGCAGCACCATCAGTCATGCGGGGGAACGCGGGGGATCTGATGAGTGACGATGGCGGCTCCATGCCTTTTCTGACACCGGTCCTGAGCGCGACGACGCGCGCCGACGTGCCGGTCGACTCCTTACTGTCCGCGGACTCACCGCGCACCAACGGCCTGGACCGGGCCTACATCGACACCCTCGTCGCGCTCGAGGACGAGCTTCCGCCGATCGTCGTCCACCGGCCCACCGGGCGGGTGATCGACGGGATGCACCGGCTCGCCGCCGCCCGTGTCCGGGGCGACCGCACCATCAGCGCCTACCTGCTGGACATGCCGGAGCGGAACGTGTTCGCCACCGCGGTGAGTCTGAACATCACCCACGGCAAACCGCTCAGCCATGACGACCGGCTGGCCGCCGCGGCCCGGATCCTCCGGGAGAGCCCGGCGCTCTCGGACCGGTACGTCGCGTCCGTCACCGCCCTGTCGCCCCGGACCGTCTCCCGGGTACGGCGTTCAAGCGTCGACGTTGCCCACTTGAACACCCGGATCGGGCTGGACGGCAAGCGGCGCCGCGCGGACGTGGCGAGCGTCGCCAGCGGCCGGCTGCGCGCGGTCGAGGTGATCCGGCAGCGCCCCGAGGCGAGTCTGCGCGAGATCGCCCGGCTCGCCGGGATCTCGCTCGGCACGGCGCACGACGTGAAGAAGCGCCTGCTCCTCGGCATGGACCCGGTGCCGCAAGGCTCCGGCGCCGCCGCCGAGCGCGCCCGGGAGCCGCGGTCCGAGCCGCGTCCGGAGACCCGTATCGCCGAGGCGCCGTCCCTGCGGGACGCGCGGGAGCGGCTGGACCGGCTCCGCAAGGACCCGGCGCTGCGGCTCTCCCAGTCCGGCCGTTTCCTGCTGCGCGGTTTCGCCGTGCACGACCTGGACGCCACCGTGTGGGCGAAGCTCGCCGCCACCATCCCGCCGCACTGCGCGGACGGGATCACCCAACTGGCGCGGGAGTGCGCCGACGTGTGGGCCCGCTTCGCCGAGCAGGTGGAGCGGGAGGCGCAGGCCGGGGAGGCGGGGCAGGCCGAGCCGGCCGGCGGGCGGTCCCGGCCGAGGGCCTGACCGGACCACCACAACGGCCCCCTCCGTCCCACGCGTCCCACCGGCCGGGCGCCGCCCTTCTCCGCCCGCCGAGAGCGCCGCCCGGCGCCCTTCCCGGGACACCACGCGCCCGCGTGGCCGTACGGCTTCCATGCCATCCGGTCGCGCGGGCGTTCGGCATGTCCGGCACCGCCGCATCCGGCGCGTCCCTGCTCCCCACCGGTCTCCGTCGGCCCCTCGCGTCCGTCCGGCCCCGTTCGTCATAGAGGCCGGCGGGCCGGGCCCGTGAGCGGCGTCGAACACGCCTTCCCCCGGCGGCCGTTGTGGGAGGATTCCCACGCCGGATCGGGCCGACGGGCGCCAGACGCCACCGCCGTCACGACCGGTTCCGCCCTCAGGAGTGCCGTTCACCGTCCCGTCCGGTCCTCTTCAGTGCTCTCGGCTCTCAGCTCAGTTCTCTTCCGTCCTCTCGACACCGGTCGCCGGAACCCCCACAGGGCGACGTCGGACCTCGCGGGCCGCCAGCGGCCGAGCAAGGGCCGCCCCGGTTCTCCATCACCGTGCGACGGATCCTCCGTGCGCCGGACGACTCGCAGAAGGTGGCACCCATGTCTGCCACAGACACGTCCGGGCCACCGGCCTACCCCTTCGGCCCGGTGGTCCGTCTCGACCTGCACCCCCGCTACCTGGAACTGTGCCGCAACGAGCCGGTCGCCAGGGTGCGGTTGCCCTACGGCGGTGACGCCTGGCTCGTCACCGGCTATCACGAGATCAAACAGTTCCTCGCCGACACCCGGTTCAGCTCGTTCGCGGCGACGGCCCCCGACACCGCCCGGGTGACGCCGCTGCCGCTGCGCCCGGGCAACCTGCTCAGCATGGACCCGCCGGACCACGGCAGGATCCGCAAGGTCGTCGCCCACGCCTTCCGGCCGCGCATCGTGTCGCAGCTCGCCGACCGCATGCGCGACCTCGTCACCAGCGAGCTGGACGCCATGGAGGCGGCCGGCCCGCCCGGCGACCTCGTCCAGCGGCTGGCGATCCCGCTCCCCGTCCGGATGATCGTCGAGCTCTTCGGCGTCCCGTACGAGGACCGGGCGCAGTTCCGAAGGTTCTCCGACGTCTTCGTGGCCACCTCCGCGCACACCAAGGAGGAGATCGACGAGGCCCGCGACGGCCTGGAGGCGTTCCTGCGCCGGCTGATCAAGCAGCGCCGGGACAGCCGCTCCGACGACCTCATATCCGTGCTCATAGAAGCGCTGGACGACGGCCGGCTGTCCGAGGTCGAGGCGGTGCGGACGGGCATCGGCATCCTCATGGCCGGCCACGAGACGTCCCTCAGCATGATCTCCAACGTCTCCTTCCTCCTGCTCGCCCAGCACGAGCTCTACGAGCGGCTCCGCGCGGACCGGTCGCTGCTGGACCCCGCGATCGAGGAGATGCTGCGCGTCATCCCGCTGCGCTCGGTGGGCAGTTTCCCGCGCCGCGCCGCCGAGGACGTGGAGATCGGCGGGGTGCCGATCCGCAAGGGCGACACCGTGATCTTCCAGCGGGCCGCCGGCGACCGCGACGAGCGGGTCTTCGAGGACCCGGACACCATCCGCTTCGACCGGGAGCACAACCCGCACCTGGGATTCGGCCACGGGCAGCACTACTGCCTCGGCGCGAGCCTCGCCCGGGCCGAGCTCAAGGTGGCGCTGGAGGGGATCACCAGCCGGTTCCCCACCCTCCGGCTGGCCGTGCCGCCGGAGCAGGTCCCGTGGAAACCGGGGCTGATCGCGCGGGCGCCGGAGGCGCTGCCCGTCACATGGTGAGCCGGCCGTCACCCGGCGGACCCGGGCGCGACGGTATGACACGACCGACCGAGGAAGGGCAGGGGATGAGTCGTACGACGTGTGCCATCGCCGGTGCGGGACCCGCCGGAATGATGCTCGGCATGCTGCTCGCCAGGGCCGGCGTGGAGACCGTGGTACTGGAGAAGCACGCCGACTTCCTGCGTGACTTCCGGGGCGACACGGTGCACGCCTCCACCCACCGCCTGATGGGCGAACTCGGCCTGGGGGAACGCTTCCGCAAGCTCCCCCACCACCGGATCCACCGGCTCCAGGTCGTCACCGACGACGGGCCCTTCACGCTGGCCGACTTCCGCAGGCTGCCGGGTGAGTTCCCCTATATCACCTTCCTGCCGCAGTGGGACTTCCTCGACTTCCTCGTGGAGGAGGCCGACCGGTTCCCCAACTTCCGGCTGCTGCGCGAGAGCGAGGTCACCGGGATCCTCCGGTCCGGGAACCGGGTGACCGGCGTCCGCTACCGCGACGCCGAGGGGCGGGAGCACGAGCTCCACGCGGACCTCACGGTCGCCGCCGACGGCCGCCGCTCGGCGGTCCGCGCCGCGTCCGGGCTGCGGCACCGGGCGTTCGGCTCGGGCATGGACATCCTGTGGTTCCGGCTGTCCAAGCGCGACGAGGACCCGGGCGGCATGGTCGGCCGGCTCTCCGCCGACGGCAAGCTGCTGGTCCGCATCGAGCGGCAGGGCCACTGGCAGGCCGCCCTCGCCGTCCGCAAGGGCGGCTACGAACAGCTGCGCGCCGAGGGCCTGGAGGCGTTCCGGGAGTCGCTGGCCACGCTCAAGCCGTTCCTCGCCGACCGGGTGCACGAGGTCCGCACCTGGGACGACGTCAAGGTGCTCGACGTACAGATCGACCGGCTGCACCGGTGGTGGCGGCCGGGGCTGCTGTGCATCGGGGACGCGGCGCACACCATGTCGCCCATCATGGGCGTCGGCATCAACCTCGCCGTCCAGGACGCCGTCGCCGCCGCGAACATCCTGGCGCGGCCGCTGCGCGACGGGACGCTGGAGACCGCGCACCTGGAACGGGTCCAGCGCCGCCGCATGCCGCCCACGGTGGTCACCCAGCGCATCCAACGGGCCCTGCAGACGGGCTTCCTGGAGCCGTGGATCAACGGCCAGGGCAAGTCCACCACACCCCGGGTGCTGCGCGTCCTGCGGCGGCTGCCCCCGCTCCAGGGCGGCCCGGCCCGGGCGATGGCGATCGGGCTGCGCCCCGAGCACCCGGCCGCGGCCCTGCGCTGAGCGGCGCTCCAGGTCCCATCCGCCCCGACATCCCCTCGCGAACGGAGAACCCACGGCAATGCGCGTACTGATCACGACCACCCCGGGCACCGGCCACACCTATCCCCTGGTGGCCCTCAGCTGGGCGCTCCAGACGGCCGGTCACCAGGTCCTGGTCGCCTCCTGCGGCCCCGGGCTGGCCCTGGGCGAGGCGGGCGCGCGCACCGTGGACGTCGCGCCCGGCCTGTCCCTGGAGAAGATGGTGGGCCTGCTGGCCCAGCGCCACCCCGAGGTGGCCGGCAAGCTGCTCCAGGAGACGGACGGCGCCGGCTATCTGGAGGTGGTCGGCGGCGCGGTCGCGGCGGCGCTGCGGCTCCAGCCGGAGATGGTCGCGGCGGTGATCCGGACGGCCGAGGAGTGGCGGCCGGACGTCGTGGTGCACTCCCCGCTGCTGACGCCCGGCATGGTGGCGGCGGCCAAGCTGGGGGTGCCCTCCGTGCAGCACGGCTTCGGCTTCCTCAACCCGTCCGCCGAGCTGATGCGCGAGCTGCACGCCGACCTGTTCGAGGAGCACGGGGTGGACCTCCCCGAGACCCGGGCGGTCGTCGACATCACCCCGCCGAGCGTCGTGCCCACCGAGCCGGGCGCGTGGCCGCTGCGGTACGTGCCCTACGACGGCAGCGGTCCGCTGCCGAAGCCGCTGTTCGACCTCCTCAACCGAGTGCCGGAGACGCCGCGGATCGCCGTCTCACTGGGCAGCGGCCCGGTGCCCGGGGAGGCGGCGCAGGTGATGGAGCGGATCCTGGCGACGGCGGCCAAGACGGACGCCGAGTTCGTGGTCGTCCTGCCGCGCGTCGACCTGGAGCCGTTCGGCGAGCTCCCGGACAATGTGCACGCCTTCGACTGGGTGCCGTACAGCGCGCTGCTGGCCCGCTGTTCGGCGGTCGTCCACCACGCGGGACCGGGCACCGCGCTCGGCGCGATGGCGCACGGTCTGCCGCAGATCATGCCGGTCTTCAAGGGCCTGGGCCGGCCGGCCACCGCCCGGCTCGTCGCCGACCGCGGGGTGGGCCGGACCGTACGGCCGGAGGAGATCGGGCCGGAGCTGCTGGAGTCGGTGCTGGCGGACGACGGGCTGCGGGCGGCCGCGGCGGAGGTCCGCGAGGAGATCCGGTCGATGCCGGCCCCGGCGGAGGTCGTGGGCCGGCTGGAGGAGCTGGTGGCGGGGGCCTGACGGCGACGGGGGCCGCCCGGTGTCCGGCCGGCCCCTCCGGTCCACTCGCCTTGGTCCGTGTCAGTCCACGGTCACCTTGACGATGCGGCCGGACGCCTCGACGGCGAAGAGGTGGTGCTCGGGGTCGAGGCCGCCGAAGCCCTGGGCGGCCCGGACGCTGGTCGGCATGCGCAGGCCGGTCGCCAGGACGCAGGACCGGCCGGTGGCCGGGTCGACGCGGATCAGCTCACCGCTGCGGAAGCCGGCCACCACCAGGTCGCCGCGGAAGTGCGTCAGGTCGTCCAGGAACTTGTCGTGCAGGGGATTGGGGGTGAGCCGGGCGACCGTGGTGTACCGGCCGGGGTCGTCGAGCGGGACGCGTACGATCCTGGACGTCGGGTCGGTGAGGACGCTGACGTAGAGCTGGTCGCCGACGATGTCCAGGCCGTTGCTGCCGAAGAGGGACGCGGCCTTGGTCCACGCCTCGTCGCGGGTGCCGTCCGGGCGTATCTTGAGGATTCCGGTGGACAGTTCGCGGCTGAGGTAGAGGTTGCCGGCGGAGTCGACGGCGAGGCCGTTGATGCCGGAAATCCCGTCCACGACCCGCTGCGGTCTCGGCTCGGCGGCCGCCGGGTCGAAGCGGACGACGCCGCCGCGCGGAGTCAGCGGGTTCACCCCGTAGTTGACGTACATCATGCCGTCCGGGCCGCGCCGGA is a window from the Streptomyces mobaraensis genome containing:
- a CDS encoding SMP-30/gluconolactonase/LRE family protein translates to MRVRSTMVVAALLAALTAGGTGAATAAPGGTALPSCGQRARVEVFREGGVPLLDWRENLEFDGRGTLWVSNLTRHRVEGYAPDGTSRGGFRLAGPGGIRRGPDGMMYVNYGVNPLTPRGGVVRFDPAAAEPRPQRVVDGISGINGLAVDSAGNLYLSRELSTGILKIRPDGTRDEAWTKAASLFGSNGLDIVGDQLYVSVLTDPTSRIVRVPLDDPGRYTTVARLTPNPLHDKFLDDLTHFRGDLVVAGFRSGELIRVDPATGRSCVLATGLRMPTSVRAAQGFGGLDPEHHLFAVEASGRIVKVTVD
- a CDS encoding FAD-dependent oxidoreductase produces the protein MSRTTCAIAGAGPAGMMLGMLLARAGVETVVLEKHADFLRDFRGDTVHASTHRLMGELGLGERFRKLPHHRIHRLQVVTDDGPFTLADFRRLPGEFPYITFLPQWDFLDFLVEEADRFPNFRLLRESEVTGILRSGNRVTGVRYRDAEGREHELHADLTVAADGRRSAVRAASGLRHRAFGSGMDILWFRLSKRDEDPGGMVGRLSADGKLLVRIERQGHWQAALAVRKGGYEQLRAEGLEAFRESLATLKPFLADRVHEVRTWDDVKVLDVQIDRLHRWWRPGLLCIGDAAHTMSPIMGVGINLAVQDAVAAANILARPLRDGTLETAHLERVQRRRMPPTVVTQRIQRALQTGFLEPWINGQGKSTTPRVLRVLRRLPPLQGGPARAMAIGLRPEHPAAALR
- a CDS encoding NAD(P)/FAD-dependent oxidoreductase translates to MREYYDVVIMGGGPAGSTLGALLAQRSDLRTAIFDKEVFPREHIGESFAHPVVPALQESGALAKVLASPCWVKKYGGVYAWDPDRPSVALFDRALFEQDGVLRWTMHVNRAEFDHILLDHAADVGVEVFQGTAVTAYEPDANGGVVRLADGTSVRAGYFVDASGRQSSVSAARNKRGWLSNFKNIAIWQHFTGGKHTQNLPADWNVFTSDNFSPIGCFAFRDGWCWYIPVPKIIDGRRVLTHSVGIVTNPAVLKEPGRDYTDQATFLAAVREVPYLRDLVTDVVPVADHMITATNYSRVAEEFGDYDERHLLVGDAAFFVDPLFSSGVAVALTQAQAAALLLLKTTDGSLEEADRRQLWRDYNDKWHGTAETFALMIDQWYHAIAKNNPDSVYWNTRGTGADLGIREQTFDALLNTAFQPALLDVMTHNSRRVEDLDAAGPYLSATALAEPAGLTPDAVLTLAPTTAVRDGVTMLVPGFKATNPPANVQLPPAVLAGMAEYWKNPLTHPTAVPAPLRDTVPCKRIHSTEDPHGPSIDADVRRDGVDELWELLSAGPVKYGEIAGRLTPAQIRLVKRMCVGGFLHIAPAA
- a CDS encoding ParB/RepB/Spo0J family partition protein, producing the protein MPFLTPVLSATTRADVPVDSLLSADSPRTNGLDRAYIDTLVALEDELPPIVVHRPTGRVIDGMHRLAAARVRGDRTISAYLLDMPERNVFATAVSLNITHGKPLSHDDRLAAAARILRESPALSDRYVASVTALSPRTVSRVRRSSVDVAHLNTRIGLDGKRRRADVASVASGRLRAVEVIRQRPEASLREIARLAGISLGTAHDVKKRLLLGMDPVPQGSGAAAERAREPRSEPRPETRIAEAPSLRDARERLDRLRKDPALRLSQSGRFLLRGFAVHDLDATVWAKLAATIPPHCADGITQLARECADVWARFAEQVEREAQAGEAGQAEPAGGRSRPRA
- a CDS encoding nucleotide disphospho-sugar-binding domain-containing protein; amino-acid sequence: MRVLITTTPGTGHTYPLVALSWALQTAGHQVLVASCGPGLALGEAGARTVDVAPGLSLEKMVGLLAQRHPEVAGKLLQETDGAGYLEVVGGAVAAALRLQPEMVAAVIRTAEEWRPDVVVHSPLLTPGMVAAAKLGVPSVQHGFGFLNPSAELMRELHADLFEEHGVDLPETRAVVDITPPSVVPTEPGAWPLRYVPYDGSGPLPKPLFDLLNRVPETPRIAVSLGSGPVPGEAAQVMERILATAAKTDAEFVVVLPRVDLEPFGELPDNVHAFDWVPYSALLARCSAVVHHAGPGTALGAMAHGLPQIMPVFKGLGRPATARLVADRGVGRTVRPEEIGPELLESVLADDGLRAAAAEVREEIRSMPAPAEVVGRLEELVAGA
- a CDS encoding cytochrome P450; the encoded protein is MSATDTSGPPAYPFGPVVRLDLHPRYLELCRNEPVARVRLPYGGDAWLVTGYHEIKQFLADTRFSSFAATAPDTARVTPLPLRPGNLLSMDPPDHGRIRKVVAHAFRPRIVSQLADRMRDLVTSELDAMEAAGPPGDLVQRLAIPLPVRMIVELFGVPYEDRAQFRRFSDVFVATSAHTKEEIDEARDGLEAFLRRLIKQRRDSRSDDLISVLIEALDDGRLSEVEAVRTGIGILMAGHETSLSMISNVSFLLLAQHELYERLRADRSLLDPAIEEMLRVIPLRSVGSFPRRAAEDVEIGGVPIRKGDTVIFQRAAGDRDERVFEDPDTIRFDREHNPHLGFGHGQHYCLGASLARAELKVALEGITSRFPTLRLAVPPEQVPWKPGLIARAPEALPVTW
- a CDS encoding cytochrome P450, with the translated sequence MNARCTYGVAPGALPLLGHALPLLRDPLAFLSALPGRGDLVQVRLGPVRAVVVCDPELTRRVLRDDRTFDKGGPLYERIREVTGNGLASCPHRDHREQRRLLQPAFHSARMPAYAEVMARQVRVTTGTWRDGGTVDAADEMLALSARITVAAMFGAEADDARLAPLLDDFTTVVAGIPRRALVPPAADRLPTPGNRRYDRARSRLRGAIGRLIAGRHDDAAGTGHGDLLSLLLAAGRDGPDGRALSDAGIADQLVTFFAAGTETSGSALAWALHLLGGHPEVARRLRAEVDAVLGAAPVATLAHLPDLRLTSAVVNEALRLYPPAWLLTRTTTSDTRLGGHTLPAGTAVVYSAYLLHRRPDLFPDPERFDPDRWLAAPGAPVPPRTAFLPFGSGPRKCIGDVFALTEAALALATVVADWDLRPAGSRRVRPAPRLVLSPHRLPMTTAARVRGG